One Acidimicrobiales bacterium DNA segment encodes these proteins:
- a CDS encoding HAMP domain-containing protein, with amino-acid sequence MTSVVDPPVALSRDEAPKATGAEARFLEELLRALVAAKQGDGRARLSTRRAGIVGEISRAFNDLVEQQDLFTDEISRIARVVGREGRSTERLRTKRALGNWMAAAEATNSLIDDLVRPTTEVTRVISAVAEGDLTQTMLLTIDGRPARGDFARIGTVVNSMVDQLRSFSAELTRVTREVGTEGHLGVQADIKGVFGIWGDLTDSVNSMAANLTDQVRDIAVVTTAVANGDLSQKVTVDVRGEMLDLKQTVNTMVDQLRSFAHEVTRVAREVGTDGRLGGQADVQGVSGTWKDLTDNVNQLAGNLTGQVRNIAQVTKAVARGDLSQKITVDARGEVAELKDTINTMVDQLSAFADEVTRVAKEVGTEGKLGGQARVTGVDGTRKDLTDSVNSMATNLTDQVRDIARVTTAVANGDLSQKIQVDVQGEILELKRTVNTMVDQLSSFADEVTRVAREVGTEGRLGGQADVQGVSGTWKDLTDNVNQLAGNLTGQVRNIAHVTTAVARGDLSQTITVEAQGEVAELKETINTMVDQLSAFAAEVTRVAREVGTEGRLGGQAIVPGVSGTWKDLTDNVNRLAGNLTGQVRNIAHVTTAVAKGDLSQKITVEAQGEVAELKQTVNTMVDQLSGFAAEVTRVAREVGTEGRLGGQADVQGVSGTWKDLTDNVNQLAGNLTGQVRNIAQVTTAVAKGDLSQKITVDARGEILELKNTINTMVDQLSAFAAEVTRVAREVGTEGKLGGQAIVPGVSGTWKDLTENVNQLAGNLTSQVRNIAQVTTAVAKGDLSQKISVEVRGELLELKNTINTMVDQLSAFADEVTRVAREVGTEGKLGGQAEVKGVSGTWRDLTTSVNSMADNLTDQVRNIAQVTTAVAQGDLSQKITVGARGEILELKNTINKMVDQLSAFAAEVTRVAREVGTEGRLGGQAEVKGVSGTWADLTENVNQLADNLTSQVRSIAEVATAVTRGDLTRQVTVEAPGELGDLKDNINQMIENLRETTTQNEAQDWLNSNLARVSAMLQGQRNLRTVSRLIMSELTPLVGAHFGAFYMADPSGEVDERRLRFELLAGYGAETKGRRRAAFAIGEGLVGQAAVERKPIVLENAPTNTVRVRTGVIDATPPHIIVLPVLFEERVLAVLELASFRPFTEVNRQLLGQLVETVGVVLNTILATSRTEELLVQSQELAQELQSQSAELQRKQEELQHTNAEIELARGELEERAEQLALSSKYKSEFLANMSHELRTPLNSLLILARTLADNHGGGLSEREITFAQSIYEAGNDLLSLINDILDLSRVEAGKLEVALAPVTLDNLCADLEQVFRPIASERDLDFSITVADGAPPTMVTDQQRVEQILKNLLSNACKFTEAGSVELRIAANAERPEMPRIAFAVHDTGIGIPREKQQLIFEAFQQADGTTSRRYGGTGLGLSISREIALLLGGELRVESSPAKGSVFTLLLPIHVDSTATAAVAATPKVERRMLVQAVEDSTDWSGTRVMIVDDDVRNLYALASALEGQGIEVLCADSGPQGLKVLQATPGIDLVLMDIMMPEMDGYQAIRVIRTLPGCASLPIIAVTAKAMRGDREESLAAGASDYITKPVDLHELLGLMRVWLNDAV; translated from the coding sequence ATGACCAGCGTCGTGGACCCGCCCGTCGCCCTCTCCCGCGACGAGGCGCCGAAGGCCACGGGCGCGGAGGCGCGCTTCCTCGAAGAGCTGTTGCGGGCGCTCGTCGCCGCCAAGCAGGGCGACGGCCGCGCCCGTCTCTCGACGCGGCGGGCGGGCATCGTCGGTGAGATCTCGCGCGCCTTCAACGACCTCGTCGAGCAGCAGGACCTCTTCACCGACGAGATCTCGCGCATCGCCCGCGTCGTCGGGCGAGAGGGGAGGTCGACCGAGCGGCTGCGCACCAAACGCGCGCTCGGGAACTGGATGGCGGCCGCCGAGGCGACGAACTCGCTGATCGACGACCTCGTCCGGCCGACGACTGAGGTGACGCGCGTCATCTCCGCGGTCGCGGAGGGCGACCTCACCCAGACGATGCTGCTGACCATCGACGGCCGCCCGGCGAGAGGCGACTTCGCCCGCATCGGCACGGTCGTCAACTCGATGGTCGACCAGCTGCGCTCGTTCTCCGCGGAGCTCACGCGCGTCACCCGCGAGGTGGGCACCGAGGGGCACCTCGGCGTGCAGGCGGACATCAAGGGCGTCTTCGGGATCTGGGGCGACCTCACCGACTCGGTGAACTCGATGGCCGCCAACCTCACCGACCAGGTCCGCGACATCGCCGTCGTCACCACTGCCGTGGCCAACGGCGACCTCTCCCAGAAGGTCACGGTCGACGTGCGCGGCGAGATGCTGGACCTGAAACAGACCGTGAACACGATGGTCGACCAGCTCCGCTCCTTCGCGCACGAGGTCACGAGAGTGGCCCGCGAGGTCGGCACCGACGGCCGTCTCGGCGGCCAGGCCGACGTGCAGGGGGTCTCGGGCACCTGGAAGGACCTCACCGACAACGTCAACCAGCTTGCCGGCAACCTCACCGGCCAGGTCCGCAACATCGCGCAGGTGACCAAGGCGGTCGCCCGCGGCGACCTCTCGCAGAAGATCACCGTCGACGCCCGCGGCGAGGTCGCGGAGCTGAAGGACACGATCAACACGATGGTCGACCAGCTCTCGGCCTTCGCCGACGAGGTGACGCGCGTCGCGAAGGAGGTCGGCACCGAGGGAAAGCTCGGCGGCCAGGCCCGCGTCACCGGCGTCGACGGGACCAGGAAGGACCTCACCGACTCGGTGAACTCGATGGCGACGAACCTCACCGACCAGGTGCGGGACATCGCCAGGGTGACCACCGCGGTCGCCAACGGGGACCTCTCCCAGAAGATCCAGGTCGACGTCCAGGGCGAGATCCTCGAGCTGAAACGGACCGTGAACACAATGGTCGACCAGCTCTCCTCCTTCGCCGACGAGGTGACCCGCGTCGCCCGCGAGGTCGGGACCGAGGGCCGCCTCGGCGGCCAGGCCGACGTGCAGGGGGTCTCGGGGACCTGGAAGGACCTCACCGACAACGTCAACCAGCTCGCCGGCAACCTCACCGGCCAGGTGCGCAACATCGCGCACGTCACGACAGCGGTGGCCCGCGGCGACCTCTCCCAGACCATCACGGTCGAGGCGCAGGGCGAGGTCGCGGAGCTGAAGGAGACCATCAACACGATGGTCGACCAGCTCTCGGCCTTCGCCGCCGAGGTGACCCGCGTCGCTCGCGAGGTCGGCACCGAGGGACGCCTCGGAGGCCAGGCGATCGTGCCCGGGGTCTCGGGCACCTGGAAGGATCTCACGGACAACGTCAACCGCCTCGCCGGCAACCTCACCGGCCAGGTGCGCAACATCGCGCACGTCACCACCGCGGTCGCGAAGGGGGACCTCTCCCAGAAGATCACCGTCGAGGCCCAGGGCGAGGTCGCCGAGCTGAAGCAGACCGTGAACACGATGGTCGACCAGCTCTCGGGCTTCGCCGCCGAGGTGACCCGCGTTGCCCGCGAGGTCGGCACCGAGGGCCGCCTCGGAGGCCAGGCCGACGTGCAGGGGGTCTCGGGGACCTGGAAGGACCTCACCGACAACGTCAACCAGCTCGCCGGCAACCTCACCGGGCAGGTGCGCAACATCGCCCAGGTGACGACGGCGGTTGCGAAGGGGGACCTCTCCCAGAAGATCACCGTCGACGCCCGCGGCGAGATCCTCGAGCTGAAGAACACCATCAACACGATGGTCGACCAGCTCTCGGCCTTCGCCGCCGAGGTGACCCGCGTCGCGCGCGAGGTAGGCACCGAGGGGAAGCTCGGCGGCCAGGCGATCGTGCCGGGGGTCTCGGGGACCTGGAAGGACCTCACCGAGAACGTCAACCAGCTTGCCGGCAACCTCACGAGCCAGGTCCGCAACATCGCGCAGGTGACGACGGCGGTCGCGAAGGGGGACCTCTCCCAGAAGATCAGCGTCGAGGTCCGCGGCGAGCTGCTCGAGCTGAAGAACACCATAAACACGATGGTCGACCAGCTCTCGGCCTTCGCCGACGAGGTCACCCGGGTGGCCCGCGAGGTCGGCACCGAGGGCAAACTCGGCGGCCAGGCGGAGGTGAAGGGGGTTTCGGGCACCTGGCGGGACCTCACCACCTCGGTGAACTCGATGGCCGATAACCTCACCGATCAGGTCCGCAACATCGCCCAGGTGACGACGGCGGTCGCCCAGGGCGACCTCTCCCAGAAGATCACCGTCGGCGCCCGCGGCGAGATCCTCGAGCTGAAGAACACCATCAACAAGATGGTCGACCAGCTCTCGGCCTTCGCCGCCGAGGTGACCCGCGTGGCGCGCGAGGTCGGCACCGAGGGGCGCCTCGGTGGCCAGGCGGAGGTGAAGGGGGTCTCCGGCACCTGGGCCGACCTCACCGAGAACGTGAACCAGCTCGCCGACAACCTGACGAGCCAGGTCCGCTCGATCGCCGAGGTCGCGACCGCCGTGACGCGGGGCGACCTGACCCGCCAGGTCACCGTCGAGGCACCGGGAGAGCTCGGCGACCTGAAGGACAACATCAACCAGATGATCGAGAACCTGCGGGAGACGACCACTCAGAACGAGGCGCAGGACTGGCTGAACTCCAATCTCGCGCGCGTGAGCGCGATGCTGCAGGGCCAGCGCAACCTGCGCACCGTCTCGAGGCTCATCATGAGCGAGCTGACGCCCCTCGTCGGTGCGCACTTCGGCGCCTTCTACATGGCGGACCCCTCCGGCGAGGTCGACGAACGACGCCTCCGCTTCGAGCTCCTCGCCGGCTACGGGGCCGAGACCAAGGGGCGGCGACGGGCGGCCTTCGCGATCGGGGAGGGCCTTGTCGGCCAGGCGGCTGTCGAACGCAAGCCGATCGTCTTGGAGAACGCCCCCACCAACACCGTGCGGGTGCGCACCGGGGTGATCGACGCCACGCCGCCGCACATCATCGTGCTGCCGGTGCTCTTCGAGGAGCGGGTGCTCGCCGTCCTCGAGCTCGCCTCGTTCCGCCCCTTCACCGAGGTGAACCGCCAGCTCCTCGGACAGCTCGTCGAGACGGTGGGCGTCGTGCTGAACACGATCCTCGCCACCTCCCGCACCGAGGAGCTTCTCGTGCAGTCCCAGGAGCTCGCCCAGGAGCTGCAGAGCCAGTCGGCAGAGCTGCAGCGCAAGCAGGAGGAGCTGCAGCACACCAACGCCGAGATCGAGCTCGCCCGTGGCGAGCTCGAGGAGCGCGCCGAGCAGCTCGCCTTGAGCTCCAAGTACAAGTCCGAGTTCCTCGCCAACATGTCCCATGAGCTGCGGACACCGCTCAACAGTCTGCTGATCCTCGCGAGGACGCTCGCCGACAACCACGGCGGGGGCCTCTCCGAGCGGGAGATCACCTTCGCCCAGAGCATCTACGAGGCCGGCAACGACCTGCTGAGCCTGATCAACGACATCCTCGACCTCTCGCGGGTGGAGGCAGGCAAGCTCGAAGTGGCGCTCGCCCCGGTGACGCTCGACAATCTCTGCGCCGATCTCGAGCAAGTCTTCCGGCCGATCGCCTCCGAGCGCGACCTCGACTTCTCGATCACGGTCGCCGACGGGGCGCCCCCGACGATGGTCACCGACCAGCAGCGGGTGGAGCAGATCCTGAAGAACCTGCTCTCCAACGCCTGCAAGTTCACCGAGGCGGGCTCGGTCGAGCTGCGCATCGCAGCCAACGCCGAGCGCCCGGAGATGCCGCGGATCGCTTTCGCCGTCCATGACACCGGGATCGGGATCCCCCGCGAGAAACAGCAGCTCATCTTCGAGGCCTTCCAGCAGGCCGACGGGACGACGAGTCGGCGCTACGGCGGGACCGGCCTCGGTCTCTCCATCAGCCGGGAGATCGCCCTGCTGCTCGGGGGCGAGCTACGCGTCGAGAGCTCCCCGGCCAAGGGGAGCGTGTTCACGCTCCTCCTGCCGATCCACGTCGACTCCACCGCCACGGCGGCGGTCGCCGCCACCCCGAAGGTGGAGCGCCGGATGCTCGTGCAGGCGGTCGAGGACTCGACAGACTGGTCCGGGACGAGGGTGATGATCGTCGACGACGACGTGCGCAACCTGTACGCGCTGGCGAGCGCGCTCGAGGGCCAAGGCATCGAGGTGCTCTGCGCGGACAGCGGCCCGCAGGGGCTGAAGGTCCTACAGGCGACGCCCGGCATCGACCTCGTGCTGATGGACATCATGATGCCGGAGATGGACGGCTACCAGGCGATCCGTGTGATCCGCACATTGCCCGGGTGCGCGAGCCTGCCGATCATCGCCGTCACCGCGAAGGCGATGCGCGGCGACCGGGAGGAGAGCCTCGCCGCCGGCGCCTCGGACTACATCACCAAGCCCGTCGACCTCCACGAGCTGCTCGGTCTCATGAGGGTCTGGCTGAACGATGCCGTCTGA
- a CDS encoding response regulator has protein sequence MPSEAPEPLETILLVDDRKDNLLALQAVLEPLCLEMQTASSGGEALRYLLDHEVAAIVLDVQMPGLDGFETADLLRARAATRGIPIIFLTAISHDLEHQLRGYDAGAVDYISKPFEPDLLRAKVRALVEMSSALRAAGAARSAAEVAARESETVDGGGSWTSAPRAEVGAAPFLESVRVVDLDVAADGSAPRTARAAVRSALGEAPELLVEAAVLLVSELVTNSVVHARSAATVRIDLGPTVLRGEVADAGAFEPNLREATVEDDSGRGLEIVRQMADRCGWTRSESGKVVWFELSLPAGRP, from the coding sequence ATGCCGTCTGAGGCTCCGGAACCGCTCGAGACCATCCTCCTCGTCGACGACCGCAAGGACAACCTCCTCGCCCTGCAGGCGGTGCTCGAGCCGCTGTGCCTCGAGATGCAAACCGCCAGCTCGGGGGGCGAGGCATTGCGCTACCTGCTCGACCATGAGGTGGCGGCGATCGTGCTCGACGTGCAGATGCCCGGCCTGGACGGCTTCGAGACGGCCGACCTGCTGCGGGCGCGGGCCGCGACCCGCGGCATCCCCATCATCTTCCTCACCGCGATCTCCCACGACCTCGAGCACCAGCTGCGCGGCTACGACGCGGGCGCCGTCGACTACATCTCCAAGCCGTTCGAGCCGGACCTGCTGCGGGCCAAGGTGCGCGCGCTCGTCGAGATGTCGAGCGCGCTGCGCGCCGCCGGTGCGGCTCGCTCCGCCGCCGAGGTCGCGGCGCGCGAGAGCGAGACGGTGGACGGCGGCGGCTCCTGGACGAGCGCCCCGCGCGCCGAGGTCGGGGCGGCCCCCTTTCTCGAGAGCGTAAGGGTGGTCGATCTCGACGTCGCGGCCGACGGCAGCGCTCCGCGCACTGCCCGGGCCGCGGTCCGCAGCGCCCTCGGGGAGGCGCCCGAACTGCTGGTCGAGGCCGCCGTCCTCCTCGTGAGCGAGCTGGTCACGAACTCGGTGGTGCACGCGCGCTCGGCGGCGACGGTCCGCATCGACCTCGGCCCGACGGTGCTGCGGGGCGAGGTAGCCGATGCCGGGGCCTTCGAGCCCAACCTCCGGGAGGCGACCGTCGAGGACGACTCGGGTCGGGGCCTCGAGATCGTGCGACAGATGGCGGACCGCTGCGGTTGGACGCGTTCGGAGTCCGGGAAGGTCGTCTGGTTCGAGCTGTCCCTCCCCGCGGGCAGGCCGTGA